DNA from Desulfarculus baarsii DSM 2075:
GTTGACGTCGTTTGTGATGCGGCTCATCAGCTCGCCGGTGGCCACGCGGTCAAAATAACCCAGGGGCATGCGTTGCAGGTGGGTGTAAAGCTCCACCCGAAACTCGGTGACGATGCGGTTGCCCACGTAGGACATCATGTAGGTCTGACCGTAGGACGACAGGCCCTTGACGGCGTAGAGCACGATCACCACCACCGGCACCATGTAGAGCATCCACTGGTTTTTTTCCATGAAGATGCCGTCGGAGAGATCCTTGACCAGCCAGGCCAAGGCGCCTTGGGTGCCGGCGGCGACGGCCATCAGGAACATCGAAAAAACCAGGCGATACTTATAGGGTTTGACCCTGGCCAGAAGCCGCGAATAAAGTTTGGCTTCCTCCCTGGCGGTGGTCTTTTTGCTCAATGCGCGTTCCCTTCGATGAGATCCATGGCCAGGCGCGCCACGCGCTGGTTGGCCCCAGGCTGGCCCAGACGCCCGCGCACCAGCTCCAGGCCCTCCAGGATGGCTTGGCGACGTTCGGCGTCGCCAAGGATGGCCAGCGTCTCGGCGGCCACGGCCTGGGGCGTGGCCTGATCCTGGATCAGCTCCGTCAGCAGGCCGCCGCCGAAGATCAGGTTGGGCATGGCGATGTGATCGACTTTGATCAGGGCCCTGCCTAAGTGGTAACTCAGTTTTCCGGTCTTATATACCACCACCATGGGCGCTTTGGCCAGGGCCGCTTGCAATGTGGCCGTGCCAGACGCCACCACCAGGGCTCGGGCTTGACGCATGACTCGTTCGGCCTGACCATCCAGAATCAGCAGGCCCTCGGGCGCGCCGGCCCAAAAAGGCGTCACGCGCCGGCGGTCCAGGCCGGGGGCCAGGGGTAAGACAAAGCGCAACTCCGGCCTCTGGGCGGCCATGATCCTGGCCGCGGCCATCATCAGCGGGGCCAATCGGCTGATCTCGGACATGCGGCTGCCCGGCAACAGGCCCACCCATTGCGCGTCGCGGCCCCCTGGCAGGGGCTCGTCCGCCTCGGGGTCGGGCGGGCGGTCCAACAAGGGATGCCCCACGAAGCTTACCGGCAAATCCGGGGCGATGCGCCGGAAGAATGCCTCCTCGAAGGGGAAAACACAGGTCAGCGCGTCGACGAAGCGGGCCATCTGCCTGGCCCGGCCCCGCCGCCAGGCCCACAACTGGGGGCTGATGTAATAGAGCACCTTCAGGCCGAGCTTTTTGGCCGCCCGGCCGATGCGAAAATTGAAGTCGGGAAAATCGATCAGGATGACCAAATCCGGTCGAACGCGCCCCAGGTGTCCCTTGAGTTGGGCCATCACCGCCAGGATGTGCCCCAGCTTGGGCAAAACCTCGGCCACGCCGACCACGGCCAACTCGTCGTAGGCGCAGAGCAAATCCACCCCGGCCGCGGCCATGGACGGCCCGCCCAAGCCGGAGATTTCCGCTTCCGGGGCCAACTGGCGCAGGGCCCGCGCCAACGCCGCGCCGTGAATGTCGCCGCTGGCCTCGCCGGCCACCATCACGATGCGCGGTGGCCGCACGCTAACAGGCCCCGGGCGCCTTCGCGCCGACCCATTTGCGCGGTTCGTTCAGCAGCGGCTCCATGCCACGCAGGCCTGCGTCGACGCCGGCCTTGACGGCCAGGGCGCAGGCCAGGGCCCGGCGGGCCGCCGCGCCGTCGACCAAGGGCGGCGTGCGCTTGATCACCGAATCGACAAAAGAGCGGATTTCCTGGTCCAACGGATCACAAGGGCCGAACTCCAAAAGCCGCGAGTCAACCTCCGGGTCGTGCCCGGCCACGTAGTTGACGCCACGGACCACCAGCAACTGCCGCTCCTTGAAGTCAAGGGCCATGTACGATTCCGGCTGGAATATGCGCATCTTGCGCTCGTCTTTGAGGGCCAGGCGACTGGCGGTGACGTTGGCCACGCAGCCGCCGGGGAACTCCAGGCGGGCATTGACCAGGTCGGCGTGGGGGCCCAACACCGGCACGCCCTTGGCGCGGATCTCACATGGCTCCTCGCCCACCAGGGCCAGGATGATGTCCAGGTCGTGAATCATCAGGTCAAGGGCCACGTCGACGTCCATGGCCCGGGCCTTGAACGGGGCGATGCGGTTGCACTCGATGAACATGGGCTTGGTCATCAGCCCGAAGGCCTGGGCCGCGGCCGGATTGAAGCGCTCCAGGTGACCCACCTGCAGGATGCGCCCGCCGGCGGCGGCCAACTCCACCAGGTGGTCGGCCTGGGCCAGGGTCGTGGTCACCGGTTTTTCGCACAAAACATCCTTGCCGGCAGTCAACAGCCGCGCGGCGATATCATAATGGTAGACCGTGGGGGTGACCACGCAGGCGGCGTCGATCTGGTCGATGACCTCATCCAGCGCGGCGCAGGCCAGGCAACCGTGCTCGGCGGCCTGGGCCTGGGCCCGGTCCAGATCCACATCCACCACGGCCACCAGTTCGGCCTGATCCATGGCCGCGATTTTTTGGGCGTGAAAACGCCCCAGATAACCAACGCCGATCACCGCCAGGCGCACTTTTTTCATTTTTTGTCGTCTCCCTCGGTCCAGGCCATTACGCAGATTCCCTTTTCATCGGCCAAGCTCAGCATCGGCTCGCGGTCGAAGACCAGGGTCTTGCCGGACTCCACCACCAAGCACGAGCAGCCGCTTTCGGCCATGACCTCCACCGTCCGCCGACCAACCGAGGGCAGATCAAATCGCAGGTCTTGGGTCGGTTTGCAACGTTTGACCACCACGGCCTTTTCGCCGGCCAGCTTACCGCCGCGGGCGATGCAGGCGTCGGTTCCTTCGATGGCCTCCACCGCCACCACGGCCTTGCCCCGGACAACCACGCACTGGCCGATGTCCAGCCGGCCCAGTTGTTCGGCCACCGTCCAGCCCACCCGGGCGTCGTCGAGCTCATCGACGCTGGGCCCGCGCCGTGAATGCAAGGCCCCATCGGCCAGCAGCTCCGGCAGCAACTCGTGGCTGGCCATGATCGTCACGCCTTGATCGGCCATGTATTGGGCCACCGTGCGCAGGATGCCGTCATCGGCCATGTGGCGCAGGTGGCGCAGCAGAAACAATGCCCGCAGATCGGGCCGCACGTCGGAAAAGATGCGCGTCTTGGTGACGCCGCCGCACATCACGGCCCGTGTCACGCCGGCCTTGCGAAAGGCCTTGAGCAGCTTGCCCAGTTGCCCCAGATGAATCCAGGTGATCTCGTCGACCTCGGCGGCCAGTTCGGGGACGGTCTCGCCCAAATGGGCCACGGCCACCACCCGCAGGCCCTTGGCCCTGGCCGCCTTGGCGAATAAAATGGGAAACTGGTTCGATCCGGCGATCAGGCCGATGGCTTGGCGGGACATGGTCAGCGCGACACGCCCCTCTTCGAGCTTTCGATGAATTCGAGCATCCGACGCACCTCGGCGGTCTGCGGCACCTCGGCCCGCACCTGGGCCAGGGCGTCGGCCAAGGGCGTGCGCGTGCGAAAAATGATGCGATAGGCCTGCTTGAGCGTCTCGATGGCCTCGTCGGCAAAGCCGGCGCGTTTCAGGCCGATGACGTTGAGGCCGTGGGAGATGGCCCGGTTGCCCTCGCAGAGGGTGTAGGGCGGCAGATCCTTGCTGACCCCGCTGGCCCCGCCCACGAAACAGAACGTGCCGATGCGCGTGAATTGATGGACGGCCACCAGGCCGCCGATGTTGCAGCGGTCTTCCAGGGTGACGTGGCCGCCCAGGGTGGCGCAGTTGGCCATGACCACGTTGTCGCCGATCTGACAGTCGTGGGCCACGTGGGCGTAGGCCATCAGCAGGCAGTTATTTCCGATGCGCGTGACGCCGCCGCCCTCGCCGGTGCCGCGATTGACGGTGACGAACTCGCGGAAAAGGCAGTTGTCGCCGGTTTCCAGGGTGGTGGGCTCGCCGTGATATTTCAGGTCTTGCGGGTCACCGCCCAAGGCGGCGAACGGCGCGACCATGCAGCCGGCGCCCAGCCGCGTCAGCCGGTCCACCGAAGCGTGGTGCTGGATTTTCGAGCCATCGCCGATCTCGACGTGGGGGCCGATGAAGGCGTAAGCCCCCACCTCGACGCCTTGACCCAATTTGGCGCTCGGATCGACAATGGCGGTGGGATGTATGGTCATGGTTGTGTCTTTCGTTATGCCTCTGGGCCCTTGGTCAGGCCTTTTTTGTCGGATATCTGCACCGCCGCCGAAAGCTCGGCCTGGGCCGCCAACTTGCCGTCCACATAGGCCTTGCCGGCCATCTTCCAGGCGCGGCTGGACAGGTGCGTGGAGTTGACCTCGATGAGCAATTGGTCGCCGGGCACCACCGGCCGGCGGAACTTGACGTTGTCCAGGCTCATGAAATAGATGATGATGTCGGAGCCGGCGGGCACCTCGTGATAGACCATGATCCCGCCGGCCTGGCCCATGGCCTCGACGATCAAAACGCCGGGCATCACCGGCAGCCCCGGAAAATGGCCTTGGAAAAACGGCTCGTTATACGTAACGTTCTTGATGGCCACGATGCGCTTGCGCGGCTCCAGCTCCAACACCCTGTCGATAAGCAAAAACGGATAGCGATGGGGCAGCAGCTCGATGATTCTCTGGATATCCATGCATGGTTCGGGCATGATTCAGCTCCCAACGCCGTCTTTTGCCTGTAGGGCGTTCAAGCGTTTTTCCAGTTTTTTGACCCGATCGAACAGGTCCGCCAGCCGACGGCCGACGGCGACGTTGCGCAGCCACATGCGGTGGGGGATGGCCGGAATGCCCGCGACGATTTCGCCGGGCTTGAGATCGCCGTGCACGCCTGATTTGGCGGCAATCTTGACGTCGTCGCCGATGGTCAAGTGGCCGGCCACGCCGGTCTGGCCGCCCATGATCACGTTTTTGCCCACCGTGGTCGAACCGCTGACGCCAACCTGGGCCACCAGCAAGGTGTTTTCGCCGATGACGCAGTTGTGGGCCACATGAACCATGTTGTCGGTCTTGACGCCGCGCTGGATCCAGGTGCGACCCAGGGCGGCCCGGTCGATGGTGTTG
Protein-coding regions in this window:
- the fabZ gene encoding 3-hydroxyacyl-ACP dehydratase FabZ produces the protein MPEPCMDIQRIIELLPHRYPFLLIDRVLELEPRKRIVAIKNVTYNEPFFQGHFPGLPVMPGVLIVEAMGQAGGIMVYHEVPAGSDIIIYFMSLDNVKFRRPVVPGDQLLIEVNSTHLSSRAWKMAGKAYVDGKLAAQAELSAAVQISDKKGLTKGPEA
- the lpxA gene encoding acyl-ACP--UDP-N-acetylglucosamine O-acyltransferase is translated as MTIHPTAIVDPSAKLGQGVEVGAYAFIGPHVEIGDGSKIQHHASVDRLTRLGAGCMVAPFAALGGDPQDLKYHGEPTTLETGDNCLFREFVTVNRGTGEGGGVTRIGNNCLLMAYAHVAHDCQIGDNVVMANCATLGGHVTLEDRCNIGGLVAVHQFTRIGTFCFVGGASGVSKDLPPYTLCEGNRAISHGLNVIGLKRAGFADEAIETLKQAYRIIFRTRTPLADALAQVRAEVPQTAEVRRMLEFIESSKRGVSR
- a CDS encoding Gfo/Idh/MocA family protein — protein: MKKVRLAVIGVGYLGRFHAQKIAAMDQAELVAVVDVDLDRAQAQAAEHGCLACAALDEVIDQIDAACVVTPTVYHYDIAARLLTAGKDVLCEKPVTTTLAQADHLVELAAAGGRILQVGHLERFNPAAAQAFGLMTKPMFIECNRIAPFKARAMDVDVALDLMIHDLDIILALVGEEPCEIRAKGVPVLGPHADLVNARLEFPGGCVANVTASRLALKDERKMRIFQPESYMALDFKERQLLVVRGVNYVAGHDPEVDSRLLEFGPCDPLDQEIRSFVDSVIKRTPPLVDGAAARRALACALAVKAGVDAGLRGMEPLLNEPRKWVGAKAPGAC
- a CDS encoding LpxI family protein: MSRQAIGLIAGSNQFPILFAKAARAKGLRVVAVAHLGETVPELAAEVDEITWIHLGQLGKLLKAFRKAGVTRAVMCGGVTKTRIFSDVRPDLRALFLLRHLRHMADDGILRTVAQYMADQGVTIMASHELLPELLADGALHSRRGPSVDELDDARVGWTVAEQLGRLDIGQCVVVRGKAVVAVEAIEGTDACIARGGKLAGEKAVVVKRCKPTQDLRFDLPSVGRRTVEVMAESGCSCLVVESGKTLVFDREPMLSLADEKGICVMAWTEGDDKK
- the lpxB gene encoding lipid-A-disaccharide synthase: MRPPRIVMVAGEASGDIHGAALARALRQLAPEAEISGLGGPSMAAAGVDLLCAYDELAVVGVAEVLPKLGHILAVMAQLKGHLGRVRPDLVILIDFPDFNFRIGRAAKKLGLKVLYYISPQLWAWRRGRARQMARFVDALTCVFPFEEAFFRRIAPDLPVSFVGHPLLDRPPDPEADEPLPGGRDAQWVGLLPGSRMSEISRLAPLMMAAARIMAAQRPELRFVLPLAPGLDRRRVTPFWAGAPEGLLILDGQAERVMRQARALVVASGTATLQAALAKAPMVVVYKTGKLSYHLGRALIKVDHIAMPNLIFGGGLLTELIQDQATPQAVAAETLAILGDAERRQAILEGLELVRGRLGQPGANQRVARLAMDLIEGNAH